In Tenrec ecaudatus isolate mTenEca1 chromosome 4, mTenEca1.hap1, whole genome shotgun sequence, a single window of DNA contains:
- the UCN2 gene encoding urocortin-2, producing MTCWTLLVLTAILMLGRVLVIPVTLTPALQLSSHNCSHMVHCPVASERPPANTTDSPAGWGRSRLGPRITLSLDVPLGLLRILLEQARVRAAKKQAAANAQVLARVGRR from the coding sequence ATGACCTGCTGGACTCTGCTGGTGCTGACGGCCATTCTGATGTTGGGCAGGGTCCTGGTCATCCCCGTGACCCTGACCCCAGCTCTCCAGCTCtcctctcacaattgttcccatatgGTGCATTGCCCTGTGGCCTCGGAGAGGCCCCCAGCCAACACCACGGACTCCCCCGCTGGCTGGGGCCGCTCCCGCCTGGGCCCACGTATCACCCTCTCGTTGGACGTCCCCCTTGGCCTCCTGCGGATCTTGCTGGAGCAGGCCCGGGTCAGGGCTGCCAAGAAACAGGCTGCTGCCAATGCCCAAGTCCTGGCCCGTGTGGGCCGCCGCTGA
- the COL7A1 gene encoding collagen alpha-1(VII) chain, translated as MRLRLLVAALCSWVLAGAPGVRAQNRERVTCTRLYSADIVFLLDGSSSIGRSNFREIRGFLEGLVLPFARAAGAQGVRFAAVQYSDDPQTEFGLDAFSSGADAIRAIRELSYKGGNTRTGAGILHVADHIFLPHLARPGVSKVCILITDGKSQDLVDAAAQRLKGQGVKLFAVGIKNADPEELKRVASQPTSDFFFFVNDFSILRTLLPLVSRRVCTTAGGVPVTLPPDDVSTGPRELVLLEAGSQFLRVQWTAASGPVTGYKVQYAPLTGLGQPLPGERLEVSVPADETSIQLQGLRPQTEYQVTVVALYANSIGEAVSMTARTTALEGPKLTIQNTTTHSLLVAWGPVSSATGYRVSWRDLSGGAAEHQELSGGQRSVLLRGLKPGTEYEVTVSTLLGRTVGPATTLTARTDTSVEQTLYPVILGPTSILLSWKLVPEARGYRLEWRRESGLEPPKKVELSAEKSSYLLDQLQPGTEYRLTLYTLLEGREVATPAAVVPTELPVGPVTDLQAIELPGQRVRVSWSPVPEATEYRITVRSIQGVERTLVLPRSQTDFDLDDVRAGLSYTVRVSARVGTREGGASVLTVRREPETTLAIPGLRVVASDATRVRVAWGPVPGASGFRVSWRTGSDETSSQILSGDSTVTDITGLRPGTSYQVAVSALRGREEGSPVAIVAQTEPLGPVRTIHVTQTGSSSVTINWTRVPGATGYRISWRSGHGPERSQLVSGEDTVAELDGLKPDSEYTVHVRAHVAGVDGAPASVVVRTAPEPVGTVSKLQILNASSDVLRVTWVGVDGATHYRLSWGRSEGGPTQEQLLPGNRDSAEIRGLEGGVSYSVHVTALVGDREGAPVSVVVTTPPEAPPALRTLRIVQRGEHSLRLRWEPVPGALGYLLRWGPEGGQKQVQQLGPESSSYHLDGLEPGTLYHVWLSVLGPAGEGPPTEVTAHTESPQVPRTDLRVVGTSIDSVTLAWTPVSRASSYILSWRPLRDLGQEVPGTPQTLPGVSNSQRVTGLEPGVSYVFFLTPVQDGVRGPEASVTHSPGCPQGFMDVVFLVHTTRDNAHRSEAVKRALERLVSALGPLGPQAIQVGLLSYSHRPSPLFPLNSSHDLGTILQKIRDIPYIDPSGNNLGSAVVTTQRHLLAPDAPGRRRHAPGVMVLLVDEPLRGDIFGAIREAQVAGLSVMILGLAGADSEQLRRLVPATDPAQTFFAVDDGLSLYRAVGGLAAALCQAASGTQPQPGPCTVQCPKGQKGEPGEIGLTGHAGPPGLPGRAGSPGPRGPPGSTTVQGERGLPGVDGPPGSPGRTGPPGTPGPKGSPGWPGPRGETGDRGPRGPKGEPGEPGRVTGGEGPGLPGQKGDPGLPGPPGPRGPLGDLGPRGPPGLPGTSLKGDKGDRGDRGPPGPGHGGTAIGDPGLPGLPGSPGPQGPPGPSGEKGEKGDCEDGAPGLPGQPGTPGQRGPRGPPGDVGPKGDQGLTGNLGEPGEKGERGPSGPVGPQGLPGAAGRPGLEGPEGPPGPTGRPGEKGEPGPPGDPAVMGPMGAGAKGEKGEVGPTGLRGPAGVKGERGPPGLVLPGDPGPKGDPGDQGPIGLTGRAGPPGDSGPSGEKGDPGRTGSPGPVGPRGRDGEVGEKGDEGPQGDPGLPGKAGERGLRGIPGARGPSGDKGDQGDPGEDGRNGSPGPSGPKGDRGEPGPPGPPGRLVDTGPGAREKGEPGDPGQEGPRGPKGDPGPPGAPGERGISGLRGLLGPQGDPGVRGPAGEKGDRGPPGLDGRSGLDGKPGAAGPPGQHGISGKAGDPGRDGLPGLRGEQGPPGPPGPPGAQGKAGEDGKPGLNGKNGEAGDPGEDGRKGEKGDSGAPGRDGYEGPKGERGVPGSPGLQGPPGLPGQVGPPGQGFPGVPGNLGPKGDRGESGPKGEQGLPGERGLRGEPGSLGNVERSLEAVGIKVPVLREIVDIWDESSGSFPSGLERRRGPKGEPGDQGPLGKEGPIGFPGERGVKGDRGDPGPQGPPGLALGERGPPGPAGLAGEPGKPGIPGVPGQAGSSGEAGRPGERGERGEKGERGEQGRDGPPGPPGPPGPKVAVEDPSPGLLGQQGPPGFKGTKGEPGNDGDRGSKGDRGVPGTKGDRGELGERGHPGSPGVPGERGVAGPEGKPGLQGERGAPGPMGGHGDPGPPGAPGLAGPAGPQGPSGLKGEPGETGPPGRGLPGPTGAVGLPGPPGSSGLVGPQGAPGLPGQVGETGKPGAPGRDGTSGKDGERGAPGVPGTPGLPGPVGPKGEPGPVGPPGQAVVGLPGAKGEKGAPGGLAGDLVGEPGPKGDRGLPGPRGEKGDAGRAGEPGDPGEDGQKGAPGLKGYKGDPGVGMQGAPGPIGAPGMKGDLGLPGPPGPPGVVGFPGQTGLRGETGQPGPSGERGLAGTPGREGAPGPVGPPGPPGSVGAPGASGFKGDKGDPGAGPPGARGERGEPGVRGEDGRPGQEGPRGLMGPPGSRGEHGEKGDAGSAGLKGDKGDSAVIEGPPGPQGAKGDRGERGPRGIDGDKGPRGDIGIPGEKGAKGESGDKGSAGSLGVRGPAGPKGVPGAEGTPGDPGPPGKDGVPGIRGDKGEAGFMGPRGLKGERGVKGACGLDGEKGDKGEAGFPGRPGLAGHKGETGEPGMPGQSGAPGKEGLIGPKGDRGFDGQLGPKGDQGEKGERGPPGMGGFPGPRGADGSSGPPGSPGSTGPKGPEGLQGQKGERGPPGESVVGAPGAPGTPGERGEQGRLGPAGPRGEKGEAALTEADIRGFVRQEMSQHCACQGQYVASGSRPLPSYAADTAGPQSQHVPVLRVSHAEVEGRLPPEDDEFSEYSEYEVEGYEDLEEAAWESAASDPCLLPLDEGACAAYTLRWYHRAGAGGTGTCRPFVYSGCGGNANRFGTREACEHRCPPRVLQSQGAGAATQTVN; from the exons ATGCGGCTGCGACTCCTGGTGGCCGCGCTCTGTTCCTGGGTGTTGGCAGGGGCGCCAGGGGTGCGGGCCCAGAACCGGGAGAGAG tgACCTGCACGCGTCTGTACTCGGCTGACATCGTGTTCCTTCTGGATGGCTCCTCTTCCATTGGCCGCAGCAACTTCCGAGAGATCCGTGGCTTCCTGGAGGGGCTGGTGCTGCCTTTCGCCAGGGCCGCGGGCGCGCAGGGAGTGCGCTTTGCAGCAGTGCAGTACAGTGACGACCCACA gacagaatttgGCCTGGACGCGTTCAGCTCGGGGGCAGATGCAATCCGGGCTATCCGTGAGCTCTCCTACAAGGGGGGCAACACCCGCACTGGAGCCGGGATCCTCCATGTGGCCGACCACATCTTCCTGCCCCACCTGGCCCGGCCCGGTGTCTCCAAG GTCTGCATCCTCATCACAGATGGGAAGTCCCAGGACCTGGTGGACGCCGCGGCCCAGAGGCTGAAGGGGCAGGGTGTCAAGCTGTTTGCTGTCG GGATCAAGAACGCCGACCCGGAGGAGCTGAAGCGGGTTGCCTCCCAGCCCACCAGCGATTTCTTCTTCTTCGTCAATGACTTCAGCATCTTAAGGACGTTGCTACCCCTTGTCTCCCGCCGTGTCTGCACGACTGCGGGCGGTGTGCCTGTGACCCTGCCTC CTGATGACGTGAGCACTGGCCCACGGGAACTGGTGCTGTTGGAGGCGGGCAGTCAATTTCTCCGAGTACAGTGGACGGCAGCCAGCGGCCCTGTGACTGGCTACAAGGTCCAGTACGCTCCTTTGACAGGACTTGGGCAGCCATTGCCGGGCGAGCGGCTAGAG GTGAGCGTCCCAGCGGATGAGACCAGCATCCAGCTACAGGGCCTCCGGCCGCAGACCGAATACCAGGTCACCGTGGTTGCTCTCTACGCCAACAGCATTGGGGAAGCTGTGAGCATGACAGCTCGGACCA CTGCCCTGGAGGGGCCGAAGCTGACCATCCAGAACACCACAACCCACAGCCTCCTGGTGGCCTGGGGGCCTGTGTCCAGTGCCACTGGCTACCGAGTGAGCTGGCGGGACCTTAGTG GTGGGGCTGCAGAACACCAGGAGCTGAGTGGGGGGCAGCGGTCAGTGTTGCTGCGGGGCCTGAAGCCTGGCACAGAGTATGAGGTGACTGTGAGCACACTACTTGGCCGCACGGTGGGGCCTGCCACCACCTTAACTGCCCGCACAG ACACCTCCGTCGAGCAGACTCTGTATCCGGTCATTCTGGGACCCACGTCCATCCTGCTGTCTTGGAAACTGGTGCCAGAAGCCCGAGGCTATCGGCTAGAGTGGCGGCGAGAGAGTG GGTTAGAGCCACCCAAGAAGGTGGAGCTTTCCGCTGAAAAAAGCAGCTACCTTCTGGACCAGCTGCAGCCAGGCACGGAATACCGCCTCACGCTCTACACCCTGCTCGAGGGCCGAGAGGTGGCCACGCCCGCGGCTGTGGTCCCCACTG AGCTGCCCGTGGGCCCGGTGACAGACCTACAAGCGATCGAGTTGCCCGGGCAACGAGTGCGGGTGTCTTGGAGTCCAGTCCCAGAGGCCACCGAGTACCGCATCACTGTGCGCAGCATCCAGG GGGTTGAGAGGACACTCGTGCTTCCCCGGAGTCAGACGGACTTTGACTTGGATGACGTCCGGGCGGGGCTCAGCTACACCGTGCGGGTGTCTGCTCGAGTGGGCACCCGAGAGGGTGGTGCCAGTGTTCTCACTGTGCGCCGCG AGCCTGAGACTACACTTGCCATCCCAGGGCTGCGGGTTGTGGCATCAGATGCCACACGAGTGAGGGTGGCCTGGGGGCCTGTGCCTGGAGCCAGTGGATTTCGGGTCAGCTGGAGGACCGGCAgtg ATGAGACATCCAGCCAGATACTCTCAGGAGACTCTACTGTCACAGACATCACAGGGCTGCGGCCTGGGACCTCCTACCAAGTGGCCGTATCGGCTCTGCGTGGAAGAGAAGAAGGCTCCCCAGTGGCCATTGTGGCTCAAACTG aACCACTGGGCCCAGTAAGGACCATCCACGTGACTCAGACAGGCAGCTCATCTGTCACCATCAACTGGACCCGAGTTCCTGGGGCCACTGGATACCGGATCTCCTGGCGCTCAGGGCATG GTCCTGAGAGGTCCCAGTTGGTCTCTGGGGAGGACACAGTGGCCGAGCTGGACGGGCTGAAGCCGGACAGCGAGTACACAGTGCATGTGCGGGCACACGTGGCTGGCGTGGACGGGGCTCCTGCCTCTGTGGTTGTTAGGACCG CACCTGAACCCGTGGGCACGGTCTCAAAGCTGCAGATCCTCAACGCATCCAGTGATGTTTTGCGGGTCACCTGGGTGGGCGTCGATGGAGCCACGCACTACAGACTGTCCTGGGGCCGGAGTGAGG GTGGCCCCACTCAGGAGCAGCTCCTGCCGGGAAACAGGGACTCTGCGGAGATCCGGGGCCTGGAAGGCGGTGTCAGCTACTCGGTGCACGTGACTGCGCTGGTTGGGGATCGCGAGGGCGCGCCGGTCTCCGTCGTCGTCACCACAC CCCCCGAGGCGCCCCCCGCCCTGAGGACCTTGCGCATCGTGCAGCGTGGAGAGCACTCGTTGAGGCTACGCTGGGAGCCGGTGCCCGGGGCACTCGGCTACCTCCTGCGCTGGGGACCTGAGG GTGGCCAGAAGCAGGTCCAGCAGCTGGGCCCTGAGTCCAGCAGCTACCACCTGGATGGACTAGAACCAGGGACCCTGTACCACGTGTGGCTTAGTGTCCTGGGCCCAGCTGGAGAAGGACCCCCCACCGAGGTGACTGCACACACTG AGTCACCTCAAGTCCCAAGGACTGACCTGCGGGTGGTGGGCACCTCAATAGACTCCGTGACCCTGGCCTGGACCCCGGTGTCCAGGGCATCTAGCTACATTTTGTCCTGGCGGCCACTCAGAGACCTTGGTCAAG AGGTGCCTGGGACCCCGCAGACACTGCCGGGAGTCTCAAACTCCCAGCGGGTGACTGGCCTGGAGCCTGGTGTCTCCTACGTCTTCTTCCTGACACCTGTCCAGGATGGCGTGCGGGGCCCAGAGGCCTCTGTCACACACAGCCCAG GGTGCCCCCAGGGCTTCATGGATGTGGTGTTCTTGGTGCATACCACGCGGGACAATGCTCACCGCTCGGAGGCCGTGAAGAGGGCTCTGGAGCGTCTGGTGTCTGCACTTGGGCCCCTGGGGCCTCAGGCGATTCAG GTTGGCCTCCTGTCCTATAGTCACCGGCCCTCCCCTCTGTTCCCGCTGAACAGTTCCCATGACCTTGGAACCATCTTGCAGAAGATCCGTGACATCCCCTACATAGACCCCAGCGGAAACAACCTGG GCTCTGCCGTGGTtacaactcaaaggcacctgttGGCACCGGATGCTCCTGGGCGCCGCCGGCATGCCCCTGGGGTGATGGTTCTGTTGGTGGATGAACCCCTGAGAGGTGACATCTTTGGTGCCATCCGTGAGGCCCAGGTTGCTG GGCTCAGCGTGATGATACTGGGGCTGGCGGGAGCTGACTCCGAGCAGCTTCGTCGGTTGGTGCCCGCCACGGACCCTGCACAGACTTTCTTTGCTGTGGATGATGGCCTGAGTCTGTACCGGGCTGTTGGTGGGCTGGCAGCAGCCCTGTGCCAGGCAGCATCAGGCACCCAG CCACAGCCAGGACCTTGCACCGTTCAGTGTCCCAAG GGCCAGAAGGGCGAGCCTGGTGAGATC GGCCTGACAGGACACGCTGGGCCCCCTGGTCTCCCG ggcaGGGCTGGTTCCCCAGGGCCCCGGGGGCCCCCCGGAAGCACCACTGTACAAGGAGAGAGG GGCCTCCCTGGAGTGGATGGGCCTCCAGGCAGCCCTGGCCGCACTGGACCTCCCGGGACCCCAGGCCCAAAG GGTTCCCCAGGGTGGCCTGGCCCTCGCGGAGAGACG GGAGACCGAGGGCCCCGAGGCCCGAAAGGGGAGCCG GGGGAGCCTGGACGCGTGACTGGAGGCGAGGGCCCGGGGCTTCCTGGACAGAAAGGAGACCCCGGCCTGCCG GGTCCCCCTGGACCTCGAGGCCCATTGGGGGATCTGGGCCCCCGTGGGCCCCCAGGACTTCCTGGGACATCATTGAAG GGGGACAAAGGCGATCGTGGGGACCGG GGGCCTCCTGGACCAGGGCATGGTGGCACTGCTATAGGGGATCCGGGGCTGCCG GGCCTCCCTGGAAGCCCTGGACCTCAAGGCCCACCCGGCCCCTCtggagagaaaggagagaag ggggattgtgaggatggggccccAGGCCTCCCAGGACAACCTGGAACCCCAGGTCAGCGG GGCCCACGAGGACCTCCTGGAGATGTTGGCCCCAAA GGTGATCAGGGGCTGACAGGGAACTTGGGTGAACCTGGAGAAAAG GGTGAACGTGGACCCTCTGGCCCAGTGGGGCCCCAG GGACTGCCGGGGGCTGCAGGACGGCCCGgactggagggtcctgag GGCCCACCAGGACCCACTGGCCGCCCAGGAGAGAAG GGGGAGCCTGGTCCCCCTGGGGACCCTGCAGTGATG gggCCTATGGGTGCTGGAGCCAAAGGGGAGAAG GGAGAAGTGGGGCCCACGGGGCTCAGAGGACCTGCTGGAGTCAAAGGGGAgcgg GGACCACCAGGGTTGGTTCTTCCTGGAGACCCTGGCCCCAAGGGGGACCCTGGAGACCAG GGTCCCATCGGCCTCACTGGGAGAGCAGGGCCTCCG GGTGACTCGGGGCCTTCTGGAGAGAAGGGGGACCCTGGTCGGACTGGGTCCCCGGGACCTGTTGGCCCCCGAGGACGAGAT GGTGAAGTTGGAGAGAAAGGTGATGAAGGCCCTCAG GGGGACCCCGGCTTGCCAGGAAAAGCCGGGGAGCGTGGCCTTCGG GGGATCCCCGGAGCAAGGGGGCCTTCGGGGGATAAAGGGGACCAGGGAGATCCTGGAGAGGATGGACGGAAT GGCAGCCCTGGACCTTCCGGACCCAAGGGAGACCGCGGGGAGCCA GGTCCCCCAGGACCCCCTGGACGTCTG GTGGacacagggcctggagccagagaGAAG GGAGAACCTGGAGACCCTGGACAGGAGGGTCCTCGAGGACCCAAAGGTGACCCCGGGCCCCCGGGGGCCCCTGGAGAAAGG GGCATCAGTGGACTTCGGGGGCTCCTGGGCCCACAG GGCGACCCAGGGGTCCGTGGCCCAGCAGGTGAAAAG GGGGACCGGGGCCCTCCTGGGCTGGATGGCCGGAGCGGGCTGGATGGGAAACCTGGAGCTGCTGGTCCCCCCGGGCAGCAC GGAATTTCGGGCAAAGCTGGGGACCCAGGAAGAGAT GGGCTTCCGGGCCTCCGAGGAGAGCAGGGACCACCTGGCCCCCCAGGACCTCCTGGAGCACAG ggaaaggcaggcGAGGATGGCAAGCCTGGCCTGAATGGGAAAAAC GGAGAAGCCGGGGACCCTGGAGAAGATGGGAGGAAG GGAGAGAAAGGTGATTCGGGTGCTCCGGGGAGAGAT GGTTACGAAGGCCCCAAGGGTGAGCGCGGAGTTCCAGGTAGCCCTGGACTccagggccccccaggcctcccGGGGCAGGTCGGCCCCCCTGGCCAG GGTTTCCCCGGCGTCCCAGGAAACTTGGGCCCCAAG GGTGACCGTGGGGAGAGTGGCCCCAAAGGAGAACAG GGCCTCCCTGGAGAGCGCGGCCTGAGGGGAGAACCTGGAAGCTTGGGG AATGTGGAGCGATCATTGGAGGCTGTTGGCATCAAG GTGCCTGTTCTGCGGGAGATCGTGGACATCTGGGACGAGAGCTCCGGCAGCTTCCCATCCGGGCTTGAGCGGCGGCGTGGCCCCAAGGGGGAGCCAGGAGATCAGGGGCCCTTGGGCAAGGAG ggcCCCATAGGCTTTCCTGGAGAGCGAGGTGTGAAGGGTGATCGTGGAGACCCTGGTCCTCAGGGACCACCAGGTCTGGCTCTTGGGGAAAGGGGCCCCCCTGGGCCTGCTGGCCTTGCAGGGGAACCTGGAAAACCTGGGATTCCTGGAGTCCCTGGCCAAGCTGGAAGTTCGGGGGAAGCAGGCCGGCCAGGAGAGAGG ggtgaGCGTGGAGAGAAAGGTGAACGTGGAGAGCAG GGCAGAGACGGCCCTCCTGGCCCCCCTGGGCCCCCCGGCCCCAAG GTGGCTGTGGAAGACCCCAGCCCTGGACTCCTTGGACAACAAGGGCCCCCTGGCTTCAAAGGCACTAAG GGGGAGCCAGGGAACGATGGTGACCGAGGCTCCAAAGGAGACAGG GGTGTCCCGGGCACCAAAGGAGACCGGGGAGAGCTTGGAGAGAGGGGTCACCCTGGCAGCCCG GGTGTCCCAGGAGAGCGCGGCGTGGCTGGGCCTGAAGGGAAGCCG GGCCTGCAGGGTGAGAGGGGAGCACCTGGCCCTATG GGTGGCCACGGAGACCCCGGCCCACCTGGTGCCCCA GGTCTCGCTGGCCCTGCTGGCCCCCAGGGACCTTCTGGACTGAAG GGGGAGCCCGGAGAGACAGGACCACCGGGACGG GGCCTCCCTGGACCTACTGGGGCTGTGGGACTACCAGGACCCcccggctcctcaggcctggtg GGCCCGCAGGGGGCACCAGGTTTGCCCGGACAAGTG GGGGAGACGGGGAAGCCCGGAGCCCCAGGGCGAGATGGCACCAGTGGAAAGGATGGTGAGAGAGGAGCCCCTGGTGTGCCG GGGACACCAGGCCTGCCAGGCCCTGTCGGACCCAAAGGAGAGCCTGGACCCGTGGGGCCCCCTGGACAG GCGGTGGTCGGACTCCCTGGAGCAAAAGGAGAAAAG GGAGCTCCTGGAGGGCTTGCTGGAGACCTGGTGGGAGAGCCG GGACCCAAAGGTGACCGAGGACTACCAGGGCCTCGGGGGGAGAAG GGTGACGCTGGCCGTGCAGGGGAGCCTGGAGACCCTGGGGAAGAT GGTCAGaagggggccccaggactgaaAGGTTACAAG GGTGACCCAGGTGTTGGTATGCAGGGCGCCCCCGGGCCGATTGGTGCTCCTGGTATGAAG GGAGACTTGGGCCTCCCTGGGCCCCCCGGCCCTCCTGGTGTCGTGGGGTTCCCTGGTCAGACAGGCCTGCGAGGAGAGACGGGCCAGCCGGGCCCCAGCGGAGAGAGG GGCCTGGCAGGCACCCCGGGGAGagaaggagccccaggccctgtggGGCCACCTGGCCCCCCAGGCTCAGTG GGAGCACCAGGGGCCTCTGGATTCAAAGGAGACAAG GGAGACCCTGGCGCAGGACCCCCCGGAGCCCGAGGAGAGCGAGGGGAGCCAGGCGTCCGG GGTGAAGATGGCCGGCCCGGCCAAGAGGGCCCTCGAGGACTCATG GGCCCCCCAGGCAGCCGTGGGGAGCATGGGGAGAAG GGAGACGCTGGCTCTGCGGGCTTAAAGGGCGACAAG GGCGACTCAGCCGTGAtcgaggggcctccagggccacaaggtgccaagggagaCAGA gGCGAACGAGGGCCTCGCGGCATAGATGGTGACAAAGGACCTCGGGGAGACATCGGGATCCCTGGAGAAAAG GGTGCCAAGGGGGAATCTGGGGACAAGGGCTCTGCTGGGTCGCTGGGAGTTCGTGGACCGGCGGGACCCAAG GGAGTACCCGGTGCTGAAGGGACCCCTGGTGACCCG GGACCCCCAGGGAAAGATGGAGTCCCTGGGATAcggggggacaaaggagaggccgGCTTCATGGGTCCCCGGGGCCTCAAG GGTGAGCGTGGAGTGAAGGGGGCCTGTGGCCTTGATGGAGAGAAGGGAGACAAG GGAGAAGCTGGTTTCCCAGGTCGCCCTGGGCTAGCGGGACACAAAGGCGAGACG GGGGAACCAGGCATGCCCGGCCAGTCAGGGGCCCCTGGAAAGGAAGGCCTGATAGGCCCCAAG GGCGACCGAGGCTTCGACGGGCAGCTGGGACCCAAGGGTGACCAGGGCGAGAAAGGGGAGCGG GGACCTCCAGGAATGGGGGGCTTCCCAGGACCCCGGGGCGCTGATGGCTCTAGCGGTCCACCTGGGTCACCTGGAAGTACTGGTCCCAAAGGTCCGGAAGGGCTTCAGGGCCAGAAG GGTGAACGGGGTCCCCCAGGAGAGAGTGTGGTGGGGGCCCCTGGAGCTCCTGGGACCCCTGGCGAGAGAGGGGAACAG GGACGGCTGGGGCCCGCCGGTCCCCGAGGAGAGAAAGGAGAGGCCGCATTGACC GAGGCTGACATCCGGGGCTTTGTGCGGCAGGAGATGAGTCAACACTGTG CTTGCCAGGGCCAGTACGTGGCATCGGGATCAC GGCCCCTCCCTAGCTATGCCGCAGACACTGCCGGCCCACAATCCCAGCATGTGCCCGTGCTCAGGGTCTCTCATGCAGAGGTGGAAG GCCGGCTGCCCCCTGAGGATGATGAGTTCTCCGAATACTCTGAGTATGAGGTGGAGGGGTACGAGGACCTGGAGGAGGCTGCCTGGGAGAGTGCAG CCTCAGACCCCTGCTTGCTGCCACTGGACGAGGGCGCCTGTGCGGCCTACACTCTACGCTGGTACCAccgggcgggggcagggggcacAGGAACCTGCCGGCCCTTCGTCTACAGCGGCTGCGGGGGCAACGCCAACCGTTTCGGGACCCGTGAGGCTTGTGAGCACCGCTGCCCTCCTCGGGTGCTCCAGAGCCAGGGTGCAG GTGCCGCGACACAGACCGTGAACTGA